A stretch of the Cucurbita pepo subsp. pepo cultivar mu-cu-16 chromosome LG16, ASM280686v2, whole genome shotgun sequence genome encodes the following:
- the LOC111777478 gene encoding uncharacterized protein LOC111777478, whose protein sequence is MSAVVHTFQKPRTFLPSRPLPDALPVSHTDSAAEQTLRRRLSSLSLRIQPISSPATAWAIRKSKSMSSIGDLAGSSVRKWWDWGWAWILSRKPIFATDLEMNEEESKILGSQNRGSWRHVFFKFRSEIRKLIGSDVGLPQTTCNYKSFNFSNNGGIRT, encoded by the coding sequence ATGTCCGCCGTCGTCCACACCTTCCAGAAGCCTCGCACCTTCCTCCCGTCAAGGCCTCTCCCCGACGCCCTCCCAGTCTCCCACACCGACTCCGCCGCCGAGCAAAccctccgccgccgcctctcctctctctccctccgaATCCAGCCAATCTCCTCCCCTGCAACCGCATGGGCGATCCGAAAATCCAAATCCATGTCCTCGATCGGAGATCTCGCCGGTAGCTCGGTCAGAAAGTGGTGGGACTGGGGCTGGGCTTGGATCCTCTCTCGCAAGCCTATCTTCGCCACGGATCTCGAGATGAACGAAGAGGAGTCCAAAATCCTCGGATCTCAAAACAGAGGTAGCTGGAGACACGTCTTCTTCAAGTTCAGATCTGAAATCAGAAAGCTCATTGGCTCCGATGTTGGCCTCCCCCAAACAACCTGCAACTACAAATCCTTCAATTTCTCCAACAATGGCGGAATCAGAACCTAA